The segment ACTACCATAATTCGAGTTCAATCACAAAATCCGCTTGTATGAAATCTATAGTTTCGCGCTTCTTATCTATTTTTTTGCTAACTATTTTGTTAGTTACCGCCTGCAATAACCCAAAAAATACTCCTCTTCAAAGCGAGCCTTTAAGAGTCGGTTATAATCTTTGGCCTGGGACATTTCCAGTGGCGATCGCTCAGGAAAAGGGCTTTTTTACCCAGCAAGGAGTGAACGTTGAAACCAGCTATACCGTAAACTACCTAAAATCAGTATCTGACTTTGTTTCAGGCCAATCTGACGGAATTTTCATAGTCTTAGGTAGCCTCATAGGATTGGTTGAAAAAATTCCAGATGTGCAGATGGTTCTAGCATCAGATGAATCAGCAGGTGCAGACGTTGTATTGGCAGTGCCTACTATTAAGAAAGTTGCTGACTTGAAAGGCAAGCGGATCGGTGTCAAGTTAGGCGATTACGGAGAACTATTTGTCACAAAGTTCTTAGAACAAAACGGTTTAAACACCAATGAAGTCTCGCTTGTCAATGTCGAAGGGGAAGCAATTCCAGCACACTTTAAAAGTGGCGATATACAAGCCGGACAAACTTGGGAACCTTATGTAACTGAAGCAATTAAAGGGAAAGCGCGGGTGCTATTTACCAGCGAGCAAACTCCCGGTTTGATGCCTAGTGTACTTGTGTTTCGCAGCAAGATAATCCGCGATCGCCCAGATGAAGTTAAGG is part of the Microcoleus sp. FACHB-831 genome and harbors:
- a CDS encoding ABC transporter substrate-binding protein — encoded protein: MKSIVSRFLSIFLLTILLVTACNNPKNTPLQSEPLRVGYNLWPGTFPVAIAQEKGFFTQQGVNVETSYTVNYLKSVSDFVSGQSDGIFIVLGSLIGLVEKIPDVQMVLASDESAGADVVLAVPTIKKVADLKGKRIGVKLGDYGELFVTKFLEQNGLNTNEVSLVNVEGEAIPAHFKSGDIQAGQTWEPYVTEAIKGKARVLFTSEQTPGLMPSVLVFRSKIIRDRPDEVKAFIKAWFQAQDYWKANPEESKIAIAKVLNIKPNEISTEGIKLYTLQDNLKAFTPGSTTESLYHTSKLYADFSIRTGGLSAAPDIKKMINPYFLQQLQKVN